The Panicum virgatum strain AP13 chromosome 6K, P.virgatum_v5, whole genome shotgun sequence nucleotide sequence TCCAtgtctcttctctctctttttttttctataaagaAAACGCGGGCTTTTGAGAACAAGGGAACAATCAAAAGCAACTGCACACATAGTATATATGATGTCATTCTTGCTTGTGTGATGTGATGACTAATATAAACAAATGAATGAAGAAAGGGGCCGGGAAAAGGCAACGGAAGGGATGAGGTGATGATTGGGCTTTGATGATGCCGGCTGCTGCGATGCTATCAGCTGGTCGAAGAAGCAGCCAGGCAGCCAGCTGAGAGCCTGCAGCTGATGAGAGATGAGGTGAGTGATGAGGGCGTCCAAGACAGAAAGCCCACAAAAAGTCACATCGATCCCAACTTTCTGAATACTATACTGTACTGATAgtttctctctcacacacactcatcACTCTTTCTCACCTAAAAGATGGCAGTGGCTTGAGCGCGTGGACGACCTACCTAGCGCTCTGGTGCACGTCCGATCAATGAAACCCTAACTCACTGAAAAAAACGGTCAATTATATAACTGTATACATTATTTTGCTTTTGTACGGCAGTGATTAATTAGTAGGTAACAGGATCTAACACATATACATGCATGGCAGTAATTTCAgtgtgttttttttagaaaaaaatgatgaacCAGACATGATGGGCATGACATAGTAAATAAAATGATCTCTAACACATGACACATATGTGGCAGTATTATCTACTAGTTGAAAAGGTACAACCAAAGCTTATATATTCATGCTCACGCTCATTTGAATCAACAACTAACCAGTTGCAGAACGCATTGAGTGTATCTCAGTTCCTTTAGGAAATCCAGCCACTTGATCGATTTCGAGTCTATCCCAGGCTTAGCATAGATGCTTGATTGCCTTTTTAAGAGATTAAATCTCAGGAAAATTAAAATTATATATCACATGAACATAGGGGTAAAAATGGGCTTAGCAACCAAAAGTGATATCTTTTTGTATATATTTATGATGATATTTACACTTTTCAATTTTAATGAAACAGAAAGGATGTTGTTTTCAACAAATTTCACCAtagttttattttcttttatttgccATTTCCTAATATGGAAAAAAAATCCTAGCACGACCATTTTTGTTTTCCCATATTGTATTACGTTTCTAGCCATTTTCATCACTATAAGAACATATATGGGCACCCCCCTCCTTCCTCAAATATAAAGCAAATATATCTTGCTTATGGACGACAACCAATAATCAAGGCAATCACTACAAAATGAGGGGCATTTTAGTCTTTTCCTTGTACTCTTATTCTGTCCTAAAATCTCCTTACTTTTAATTTAATTTGATGATGCATGGAGGCAGTAAGTTACAGTAGTGGTTATATCGTCCCACATGGAGCTAGGCCTCCAACCTTACTTATCAAATGGTTGGGTACGGTGTGCTTCAAATGACCTTTTCTAGAAAAGGCACCTAGAACGAAAGAGTGTTTCATATCTTACATTTATCAAAGAAAACAGCAGtttgtacaaaagaaggataaCTGGACACAGATAGAAACAACCACTAAAAAGGAAAATCACACTGAAGAACGTCTCTATGTGGTGCTTGGAATGACCTGCACTTGGTGTGTTTCAtgtgcatatgcatcctactcgTGTAAAACAGTTGCAatggaaatttacaggatacAACAGGCCGGTCCTTGTATGATCATGCCTGACCACTACTGTTGCCACGGTCAGTAAATTAGAACCGTAAATCTGAGACTCAGTAATCATCATACATGATTGAGGCTAGCTAGCAGGCCCATGCATCTTCCTGCACTGCATGCGGCGGCTGATGATGATGAGATTCAGAGGTACCTCATTGCTTGGCATGCGGCTTGGAGCGAGTGTGAGCTGCTTCTGCGGCGCATATGTTACTGCATTATTTAATGAATGCCAGTGCAGGGATAGTGTTAGATGGATGTCGTTGTTCTTGTTGTCTCGCCTTGGACTCCACTGCTTGGGCTCACCTGCTTGCTCCTTTTCCCTTTACCGGATCTCCGATCCCTTGCTAGCTCGCTGCTggtcctgcagcagcagcagcaggcagcagcatgCCTCTCCCCTACCCCTCCCTACTGCTACTACTATATATATACTGACAGAATATATATCGACCAGAATGAATCATCCCCACACCCGCCCTTTTTTGAGTTTTGTCCACACACACTCCGTGCTAACCGTTAGTAAAACCCACGCCTCGTAGACCGTGCTAGTGTAATTCAGTTACCAAAGCTACTTTTTCACTGCAAATAAATGTTCAACTGATACTGGCTAATCTGCGCAGCTAGCTACTACTCTCCAAGAGTTGCAAAAGTTCTCTCTCTCGATTTCAAAGGTGTTCAAATGAACCTTAATTTTGTTTATATTTTGACATCTAAGTTCACTACATGCTGCAAAATTTTGGTCGAATGCTTTGAACCGTGTGATACTGAATCCTGTACCTGCTGCCCGCCCCATTCTTGGCGACTCGTCATCAATCTGGGCCACCGTTTGCAGACTCGTCAGCGAACGGCCCACCGCCGGAGCCGAGCAAGCCCACACGCGCACGTCTGGTGGGCCTGAATTCTGTGTGGCCCGTTCACTGTTTATTATTGGGCCGTAGGCCTGTTTCTGTTCAAGTGCCTAGAGCTCTCGGTGAGTTGAGTTGAGTtgagagaggaagggaggggggcCACCAACAGCGTCACAGCCAGAGCCAGGTGGGGGACTCGTCTCCTTCCAGTAGCAGTAGGCAAGTTGCCCCTCGAGAGAGGGCGGGAGCACCTCCGCCTCAGATCCGCCGCCGACTCTCCGAGCCCCACCAGCCTCCCACCCATGCGCCCGCCGGCGATGCTCCGCTGGGCCGCGGTGGCGCTCGCTctcgcggccgcggcgctcctcgccgccgcaccggccgccgccttcTACCTCCCCGGCGTCGCGCCCAGCGGCTTCCAGAAGGTCCCactcccttctcctcctccctcgtAGCTCCGTTCCTTCCGCGCCGGATCTCGACggccagatccagatccagtgTGCCGCGTTCGTTGGCTGCACGTTACTGTCGGGTTGTGGGCAGTGTGGTTCCGGATCTAGGCATCCTGCTGCCTGTTTTGCTTGTGTGCGGAGTAGTGTACCTGGTCTCACCAATTGCATTTGGCTAAGTAACTGGTTTTGAATCTCTGTTTTGCTTATGTGCGGAATCTACACTTGAACTTTGATAGCACTCAAACTGAACCGTGCTGTGAGTACACTAGAATGTGAGGGCAGGCACATGTTCTATTGTAAATGATACTTATGGTTTCAGTTTGGCAGCTTCAGGTGGTGTTCCTTCAACTACAACCCTTTGTATCCCAAACCCTGTCTTGTTTTGTTTCTCTTGTTCAGTGTTAAAGGGTATAAGACAACTTGTTATAAGACATTAGCGTCTGACAGTCATTCATGTCTACTTCCAATGAACGATATGAGAACCCAGTATTTTCAGATCCTTAAGTACTGACCATGTATGTGCGACTAGTAATGTTTACAGAAGCAAATGTCAGCATGTGTTAAAATGTTTTGAGCTATGGGGGCAAAAAGTTATGTATCCCTCTTATGACCAGAGCTTCACACTCACCTCTGGATTTGTAGCCTTTTACTGAGAGGTACATGGTGCATGTGCTTTAACTGGTATATACATAATTGCCTGCAGAAAGATGCACTCTTGGTGAAGGTGAATAAGCTGACATCCACAAAGACACAACTTCCCTACTCCTATTACTCTCTTCCTTTCTGCAAGCCGGACACGATAGTTGACAGCGCAGAGAATCTTGGAGAAGTTCTGCGTGGTGATCGCATTGAGAATTCCCCTTATGTGGTCAGTACTAGTTTACTGCTTGTCATGTATTCACCATATCAATTGTGATGTACGAAATCACTGAGTGTCGTCTATTCTGTTGTTTGGGCTGTAGTTCGAGATGAGGGAGCCCAAGATGTGCCAGATTATCTGCAGAGCATCAATTGATGATAAACAAGCAAATGAGCTCAAGGAAAAGATAGAGGATGAGTATCGGGTGAACATGTATGAATTTTATTTGTGATACTGTGATTTTGACTGCACGACGAATGCTGGAGTTACATGATGAAAATTTCTTTACAGGATTCTTGACAACCTCCCGCTAGTTGTTCCTATCGCAAGGCAGGACAGGGATGCTATTGTTTATCAGGGTGGATATCATGTTGGTGTCAAGGGCCAATATGCTGGTGTAAGTTTATGTGCTCAGCTGACCATTTTAGTTTTAACAGTGTATTAGGTCTCCTTTTTTTTGAGTGGGTGCAGTTATCTTATTTGAAAATATATATCTTACAGAGCAAGGATGAAAAGGTCTTTATCCACAACCACTTGACATTTTTAGTTAAATACCACAAGGATGAAACTACAGAACTCTCTAGAATTGTTGGATTTGAGGTCAAACCATTCAGGTTTGTTTTAAATTATTCTTGCCATATTTCATTTGTTTGACATCTGTTACATACTGACACTATTTTGTTTACTCCCTTCTATGTCTTTTATACTTCTGGTGCCAGTATTAACCATCAGTTTGAAGGCCAATGGAATGATAAAAACACTCGTTTGATCACGTGTGATCCTCATGCCAGCAAGCTTGTGACAAACTCAGATACTCCTCAGGAGGTTGAAGCTGGAAAGGAAATCATATTTACCTATGATGTTGGCTTTGAGGTAATGTTTCTTACGGCTTTTTCTCCTTCTCTTTTGTAGTATAACTACCTTCATTAATAGTTAATGATACATTGTAATGTTGAGTACGTTTTTAACATTCTCTGATTCTCTTGGCATTTCTTTACAGGAGAGTGATGTCAAGTGGGCTTCTCGCTGGGACACCTACCTGTTAATGACAGATGATCAAATTCACTGGTTTTCCATTGTGAACTCTCTCATGATCGTACTCTTCTTATCTGGGATGGTGGCCATGATTATGCTCCGCACTCTGTATAGAGATATCTCCAGGTACAACCAGCTtgaaactgaagaagaagcccaagAGGAGACAGGATGGAAGCTTGTTCATGGAGATGTGTTCCGCCCTCCTGAAAACTCTGACTTACTCTGTGTCTGCGTTGGGACTGGTGTTCAGTTCTTTGGTATGCTGCTAGTAACCATGATTTTCGCTGTTCTGGGATTCCTTTCGCCATCAAACCGAGGCGGGCTGATGACTGCTATGCTGCTCACTTGGGTCCTGATGGGATTGTTTGCTGGATATGCTTCTTCACGCTTCTATAAGATGTTTAAAGGATCTCAGTGGAAGAGTATCACCCTAAGGACTGCTTTCCTGTTTCCCGGGATTGCTTTCGGTATTTTCTTCTTCCTGAATGCTCTTATATGGGGGGAGAAGTCGTCTGGTGCTGTTCCTTTCACCACAATGTTTGCATTGGTTCTCCTTTGGTTTGGTATATCTGTTCCTCTTGTATTTGTTGGGAGCTATCTGGGGTTCAAGCAACCTGCCATTGAGGCTCCAGTGAAGACTAACAAGATCCCAAGACAggtccctgagcaggcttggtacATGAACCCTGCTTTCACCATTCTTATTGGTGGCATTCTACCATTTGGGGCAGTCTTCATTGAGCTCTTCTTCATCCTCACGTCAATTTGGCTTCACCAGTTCTACTACATCTTTGGCTTCCTTTTCCTGGTGTTCATTATCCTCATCATCACCTGTGCGGAGATTACGATCGTGCTGTGCTATTTCCAACTGTGCAGTGAGGACTATAACTGGTGGTGGAGGTCCTATCTCACCTCAGGATCATCTGCAATCTACCTCTTCCTGTATGCCGGGTTCTACTTCTTCACAAAGCTGCAGATTACCAAACTGGTGTCAGGCATACTGTACTTTGGCTACATGCTTCTGGCCTCGTTTGCGTTCTTTGTGCTCACTGGTACAATCGGGTTCTGCGCCTGCTTCTGGTTCACGAGATTGATCTACTCGTCTGTGAAGATTGACTAGGCTGGATGACATGAGACTGCAGAGAGTTTGCTGTACGGTTATGGTGAAGTGGCCTCCATTTACCACCCTGCGTTTTTGTGAATTCAGAAACTCTGTATTTTAGGTGTTATTAACAGCATAAACCATTTATTTCCACTGTGGTTCAGATCTGATATGATACATCTGTCGCTATGGAGTTGTGTAAGGATAGGAAACTACTGTCAGCTTCATATGGGGCAATTTTTCCGTACTGTTATGAACTGGTGTATAAATTCAAGTCATAGCTACTCGCTCATAATTGCCTGCTATCTCTTTGACTCTTTCTACCTCATATCATCGCGATGATGGTGGTAATGTTCTAAGTATGGTTCTGGCTTCGTAAAGAAATTTTTGTGTTCAGTTCTAATTTGTAGCTTTTCAGAGATGGTTTGCTGAACTCTGCACTCTGCATGCTAAGTATCCTTCATGTCTGAATTCAGAAACTAGTGATGAAATTGGCGCATCACCACATAGTTAGAATTGGGAATTGTCCGGCTAGTCGTTGCCAACAGAACAACAATACCAGAACATTTCAAACAAATTGCTGATCTCCAAATCGACAACAATGGCTGGCGGCTGTGTCAATTTGAGTCGGCAAACTCGCGTTGGAGAATAATAATTCGTACTCCGATTGAAACTCCGATTGAAATGTTCAATCGCGTTGGAGAacttgtgtttagttggcgaaaaagtttgggttttgatactgtagcacatttcgttgttatttgacaaataatgtccaatcatggactaattaggtttaaaagattcatcttgtgTTAATCAGTATAAATTTTttcatctatatttaatattttatgtatgTGTTTAAAAATTTGATTTGACGGATACTGTatgaaaatttttgagaactaaacgggGAAAGCAAAgacgaaggaaaaaaaaactccgaATCTCCCAGTCTTCTTCCATCGGctcactctcctctcctctcgcgagcccgcgccgccgcgtccgccatGACTCCTCCTGCCTCCTCCCGCCCGCCAACGCCGACGGCTTCAGCGGCGACAGCCACCTCTTCGTCGCGGATAGATTCTCCATCTCTCAAGGCCGCCCTCGCTATGGCTCTCATCCACTACAACCGCCTCCCGGGcaaagccgccgcctccgcctccgcctccgctggCACAGCGTCCCCGCCTCTCGTCCACTGGAAGCGCAAGGTCTCTTTCCCCTAGCCGCAGCACCCCTTGCACTGGAACCCTAACCTCCCCTCTCACGCTCAGTATCCTTCCCCGCAGGCCAAAGACCGGAAGCGCGAAATCCTCCGCCTCCGGGAGGAGCTCAAGCTCCTCCAAGGTATGTGCGCGAGCGCCAATCCATCCGCCGCTCTTGTTCGATTGACCAACTCCCGTTGCCGGCTCGTGTAAATTCAATGTGTTGTGGGATCAGACGGGGCGCGCGGGGAGGAGATTGAGCCGCCGGTCGTCTCGTGCCGGTGCCACTTCTTCGACGGGTGCGGGgacctgctgccgctgccgggcggcggcggcggagagcacTGGGTCGATGAGGTGCTGAGGAGGAGGTTCCTCAGACTGGGTATGGCTTCGATTGTGTACTGTCTGATGTGCTAGTTTTTTGAATTTTGTGTGGGGTTCCAGTAGAATTTGACGCTTCTGTTCTGTTGTAACAGTGAGGTGGAAGGAGAAGCGACGGCGAGTGGATCGACCACTTCCAAGGAGTAGTTTGATTGGTTAGTTTAACATGAATTTACTGAATCATAATTTGATGTTGAGCATTCAACATTTTAAGAAACAACCTTGCTTTGCACTGGGATTTCTTCTGCACCCAATACAGTAGAAATTTTTGCCCCGTTTACTTCTACAGTAGCGTTATTATAGCAAGAGAAAATGTGATAATTTCTTGAGCTGCAGTTTCAATTGTTTCTTTTGTGCAGATTTCAACAGTGAGGATGAGATGCAGCAGCTTTGCATGTCGACTGATTTCCTTGTGGAGCTATCAGACAGCATTTTTGCCAAAGTAAAATTCTATCCTCTGCTCGCAACAAAGATTTTTTATTCCTCGTTTCTGAAGTTAGATTTTCATATGCAGAAAGAAGCTGCCCCCTCATTTTCTACATTTTCTCACCAGGCAGTGGACTTCATTCTTGGTAAGTTGCGATTGGGATATTGTGTCACTGTGTGCTTTATTGAATCTGACCATTAGTCTGATACGAAAAATGGATGCCATGGACATTATGGATATTCAAATGATAAAGTTATCTACTCATGTTATCCATTCAATCTATATTTGATTGAAATGATCTTGGCTAATCAGTTGGTAATCACTTTACCTGCTCAGCTTCACTGAAGAACATTCTACCATCAGAAAGGGAGAAGGAGCTAGTTGGGGAGATAATTGATGGTTTGGTGACTCGTTTGATAAAAAGAATGTGCACTGTCCCTGAAAATGCTGGTACTTCAGATTCAGGTGACACTTGATACATTAGACAAAGCCTACCTTACACTTTTGCTGTGTCCACAGCACATGATTACTCTTATTCATGCTTTATTTTGCCAGATCTGCTATTTATGTGGTCATATTATATAATGTTGCTTGGTTATTTTTGTTGTGGACTCATTTGTGGGCCGCACATATGAgagaaggaggaagaaaaatgtgTGAGAAGTGTTATGGGCCGATCTAGGCCCACGAGTACTGTAGCGCGTGCGTGAACAGTGCCGAATCCTATTTGATTAGGTTAATTTGgtttattaggaaagagataagatagattgattcggttaggatattgcttaggggtcaagtcagTCGTCTCTATAAAAGAGACTATCTTGTATCAATGAAGGACAAGTAAGATTAGAACCAAATACTTCCCAGAGCCTCCAACGTGAGGGCGGGTAGCCTCTAATCCTGTTATCTACCATAACATCTGGTATCACGATCCTCCGATCCTGCGCCTCCAACCCCAccaccaaccctagccgccaaaACCCCTACACAAACCATCCCTGCGCCTCCAGCCATAGCCGCCAACCCCTCCCTGCGCACTGCCTCCGCTAAACCCTCAACCAGCCGCCGGATCAGAGACTTCCTCACCCGGCACCACCTCTgtccgccatggccgacgcCCAGGTTCCGGCGGACATCAGCGCCAAGCTCGACAACCTCCTTCGCGCGGTCGAGCTCAACACTCATGAGATCAGCCAAGTCAAGAACCAATATTCAG carries:
- the LOC120713813 gene encoding transmembrane 9 superfamily member 9-like, yielding MRPPAMLRWAAVALALAAAALLAAAPAAAFYLPGVAPSGFQKKDALLVKVNKLTSTKTQLPYSYYSLPFCKPDTIVDSAENLGEVLRGDRIENSPYVFEMREPKMCQIICRASIDDKQANELKEKIEDEYRVNMILDNLPLVVPIARQDRDAIVYQGGYHVGVKGQYAGSKDEKVFIHNHLTFLVKYHKDETTELSRIVGFEVKPFSINHQFEGQWNDKNTRLITCDPHASKLVTNSDTPQEVEAGKEIIFTYDVGFEESDVKWASRWDTYLLMTDDQIHWFSIVNSLMIVLFLSGMVAMIMLRTLYRDISRYNQLETEEEAQEETGWKLVHGDVFRPPENSDLLCVCVGTGVQFFGMLLVTMIFAVLGFLSPSNRGGLMTAMLLTWVLMGLFAGYASSRFYKMFKGSQWKSITLRTAFLFPGIAFGIFFFLNALIWGEKSSGAVPFTTMFALVLLWFGISVPLVFVGSYLGFKQPAIEAPVKTNKIPRQVPEQAWYMNPAFTILIGGILPFGAVFIELFFILTSIWLHQFYYIFGFLFLVFIILIITCAEITIVLCYFQLCSEDYNWWWRSYLTSGSSAIYLFLYAGFYFFTKLQITKLVSGILYFGYMLLASFAFFVLTGTIGFCACFWFTRLIYSSVKID
- the LOC120713814 gene encoding protein MULTIPOLAR SPINDLE 1-like isoform X2; translated protein: MTPPASSRPPTPTASAATATSSSRIDSPSLKAALAMALIHYNRLPGKAAASASASAGTASPPLVHWKRKAKDRKREILRLREELKLLQDGARGEEIEPPVVSCRCHFFDGCGDLLPLPGGGGGEHWVDEVLRRRFLRLVRWKEKRRRVDRPLPRSSLIDFNSEDEMQQLCMSTDFLVELSDSIFAKKEAAPSFSTFSHQAVDFILASLKNILPSEREKELVGEIIDGLVTRLIKRMCTVPENAGTSDSGSIDCSDAQFSVQHLFRKLGKEEFIGQRIILAVSQKISSASERLLLVDPFDDAFPDLHGNIFIMVQLIEFLISDYMKDWLCCEHFDKSAMLKVH
- the LOC120713814 gene encoding protein MULTIPOLAR SPINDLE 1-like isoform X3, whose protein sequence is MTPPASSRPPTPTASAATATSSSRIDSPSLKAALAMALIHYNRLPGKAAASASASAGTASPPLVHWKRKAKDRKREILRLREELKLLQDGARGEEIEPPVVSCRCHFFDGCGDLLPLPGGGGGEHWVDEVLRRRFLRLVRWKEKRRRVDRPLPRSSLIDFNSEDEMQQLCMSTDFLVELSDSIFAKKEAAPSFSTFSHQAVDFILASLKNILPSEREKELVGEIIDGLVTRLIKRMCTVPENAGTSDSGSIDCSDAQFSVQHLFRKLGKEEFIGQRIILAVSQKISSASERLLLVDPFDDAFPDLHGNIFIMVQLIEFLISDYMKDWLCCEHFDKS
- the LOC120713814 gene encoding protein MULTIPOLAR SPINDLE 1-like isoform X1; its protein translation is MTPPASSRPPTPTASAATATSSSRIDSPSLKAALAMALIHYNRLPGKAAASASASAGTASPPLVHWKRKAKDRKREILRLREELKLLQDGARGEEIEPPVVSCRCHFFDGCGDLLPLPGGGGGEHWVDEVLRRRFLRLVRWKEKRRRVDRPLPRSSLIDFNSEDEMQQLCMSTDFLVELSDSIFAKKEAAPSFSTFSHQAVDFILASLKNILPSEREKELVGEIIDGLVTRLIKRMCTVPENAGTSDSGSIDCSDAQFSVQHLFRKLGKEEFIGQRIILAVSQKISSASERLLLVDPFDDAFPDLHGNIFIMVQLIEFLISDYMKDWLCCEHFDKRLFEECARSILKARNDLQVLENMNGLYVVYIERVVGRLAREVAPAAHQGKLDLEVFSKLLC